A window of Lacibacter sediminis contains these coding sequences:
- a CDS encoding T9SS type A sorting domain-containing protein, with translation MKSRLLIIPLLLLSFSALHAQQHTVTTGGKATGINGSVTYSVGELIIPDSKGPGGSLSGGLQLPYEISVITSLPRIDMILSASVFPNPTTNTVQLKIADPFLSSYRYSLYDSEGKLLKSAQIRNTITEIELGSYSRSFFILNIQNNNRQLKSFKIVKAK, from the coding sequence ATGAAAAGCCGCCTGCTGATAATCCCCTTACTTCTATTATCCTTTTCTGCACTTCATGCCCAGCAACATACAGTAACAACCGGAGGTAAAGCAACTGGTATAAATGGAAGCGTTACCTACAGTGTGGGAGAACTTATTATTCCCGATAGCAAAGGACCTGGCGGCTCATTATCCGGCGGACTTCAACTTCCTTACGAGATATCAGTGATTACTTCATTGCCTCGTATTGATATGATTTTGTCTGCTTCTGTTTTCCCTAATCCAACAACAAATACTGTTCAATTAAAAATTGCTGATCCGTTTTTGAGTAGTTACCGCTATTCTCTTTACGATAGTGAAGGAAAGCTTTTGAAGAGCGCACAAATCAGAAATACAATTACAGAAATAGAATTAGGCAGTTATTCAAGAAGCTTTTTTATTCTCAATATCCAGAATAATAACCGCCAGTTAAAATCATTTAAAATAGTTAAAGCAAAATAA
- the mqnC gene encoding cyclic dehypoxanthinyl futalosine synthase encodes MNLNDLYQKASNFEFLTVEEGIYLFQNAPLTELMFVADELRKQQVPHGKVTWQIDRNVNTTNVCIANCKFCNFFRIPGHPEAYITDIETYKKKIDETIRWGGDQLLLQGGHHPELGLDFYVNLFKQLKALYPNIKLHTLGPPEVAHITKLEKSTHHEVLKALKEAGMDSLPGAGAEILIDRVRRLISKGKCGAQEWLDIMHEAHKLNITTSGTMMFGHVETLQERFEHLVKIREVQSRKPEEAKGFLAFIPWTFQDVDTLLAKIRGVHNLTTAEEYVRMIAMSRIMLPNVKNIQASWLTVGKQTAQLCLQAGANDFGSIMLEENVVSAAGAPHRFTYKSIQEAIREAGFEPQLRTQQYEWRELPNVIEEQVVDY; translated from the coding sequence ATGAATCTTAACGATCTCTATCAGAAAGCCTCCAACTTTGAATTTTTAACTGTTGAAGAAGGCATATATCTTTTTCAAAACGCACCTCTTACCGAGTTAATGTTTGTGGCTGATGAATTACGTAAACAACAGGTGCCGCATGGTAAAGTAACCTGGCAGATCGATCGTAATGTAAACACCACTAATGTGTGTATTGCCAATTGTAAGTTCTGTAACTTCTTCCGCATACCCGGACATCCCGAAGCCTATATCACCGATATTGAAACTTATAAGAAGAAGATCGATGAAACCATTCGCTGGGGTGGAGATCAGTTGCTTTTACAAGGCGGACATCATCCTGAACTTGGATTGGATTTTTATGTGAATTTGTTTAAACAACTCAAAGCATTATATCCAAACATTAAACTTCATACGCTCGGACCACCCGAAGTGGCACATATCACCAAACTCGAAAAAAGCACGCACCATGAGGTGTTGAAAGCGTTGAAAGAAGCAGGGATGGATTCATTGCCTGGTGCAGGTGCAGAAATTTTAATTGATCGTGTACGTCGTTTGATCAGCAAAGGAAAATGTGGTGCTCAGGAATGGCTGGATATTATGCACGAAGCACACAAGCTCAACATCACAACAAGCGGAACAATGATGTTTGGTCATGTGGAAACATTACAGGAACGGTTTGAACACCTGGTAAAGATCCGTGAAGTACAAAGCCGCAAACCGGAAGAAGCAAAAGGTTTCCTTGCATTTATTCCATGGACCTTCCAGGATGTGGATACACTACTTGCAAAAATTCGTGGAGTACATAATTTAACTACAGCGGAAGAATATGTTCGTATGATCGCTATGAGCCGCATCATGTTGCCGAACGTAAAGAATATACAGGCGAGTTGGTTAACCGTTGGCAAACAAACTGCACAACTTTGTTTGCAGGCAGGTGCCAATGATTTCGGAAGTATCATGTTGGAAGAAAATGTAGTGAGTGCAGCAGGTGCACCACATCGCTTTACGTACAAATCTATACAGGAAGCAATTCGTGAAGCAGGTTTTGAACCACAGCTCCGCACACAACAATATGAATGGAGAGAATTACCAAATGTGATTGAAGAACAGGTGGTGGATTATTGA
- a CDS encoding tetratricopeptide repeat protein gives MKTLLSSLFILLSMSLGFAQTKPTMPDVNKMMKMSPTELEAYKKQMQKQYSAQAKQIAQEANFKIDEMTLPDFKVQLPLKDAKRLSLIPTQPPTLIQLSDMLRTTKQQIETVVKPTVLQEVKKIVTGQNAETLQQSAIGTFYADKPEQSLLIAIEAALKDVNDQTGWNNVAAIMNMTGFQHKAIPILMNQLQSDPNNSMLLNNMGQAYLGLGDIGLAEMFLKQCLQYDPLNPEANRSMGMIKFFYEQYEEGMKYFEKELEVAYRRSTMALMRGKDKAFNIYQLRKKRNIPSRNYFGELSFQNFKVPSLPETTDQTAEAKIKGEAFGQSVMAEMLYWNSKAQLSPEEIKRDGEQMPGIYADYVEALLEDLHKVYTSEELLFFNQLDINHIEQLLNEYNEKMMALKCPQAPAGATFGEQEAYIKKCCDLKKPIMDAFVAQYNAFVTKRGNRAMGIWREYLNDLINIVSLDPSAGNRIMVYRNLQQYFVVLSQCWGSGQFLDPPMECSVSLTTAEADSLIASSRNLDLSCPSWLNVEIDVKVAKIKADCNKYVIEAGKFWQANYEHNFRTGTTTLAAGVGGEAKFFGGIGGAELKGMFYVSFDNNNQFSDAGIMGKAEVKIGDTPFTFAGGNGSAGGIIGSTEGTVKLGINSGFTSGVEGNGALAEVVKIDKSL, from the coding sequence ATGAAAACACTTTTATCGAGCTTATTTATATTACTCTCTATGTCATTGGGCTTTGCACAAACCAAACCCACGATGCCAGATGTGAATAAGATGATGAAGATGAGCCCGACAGAACTCGAAGCTTATAAAAAACAAATGCAGAAGCAGTACAGTGCACAGGCAAAACAGATTGCACAGGAAGCGAATTTTAAAATAGATGAAATGACGCTGCCTGATTTTAAAGTGCAACTGCCGTTAAAAGATGCGAAGCGATTATCGCTCATCCCAACACAACCTCCCACATTAATTCAGCTGAGCGATATGTTGCGTACAACAAAGCAACAAATTGAAACAGTTGTGAAACCAACCGTGTTGCAGGAAGTAAAGAAAATAGTGACGGGCCAAAATGCCGAAACACTTCAGCAATCTGCTATCGGAACTTTTTATGCTGATAAGCCGGAGCAATCACTTCTTATTGCAATCGAAGCTGCGTTGAAAGATGTGAATGATCAAACCGGTTGGAACAATGTTGCTGCTATCATGAACATGACGGGCTTTCAACATAAAGCCATTCCTATTTTAATGAATCAATTACAAAGCGATCCCAATAACAGTATGCTGCTGAACAATATGGGGCAGGCTTATCTCGGCCTTGGTGATATTGGTTTAGCTGAAATGTTTTTAAAACAATGTCTGCAATATGATCCGTTGAACCCCGAAGCAAACCGCAGCATGGGTATGATCAAATTCTTCTATGAACAGTATGAAGAAGGCATGAAGTATTTTGAAAAGGAATTGGAAGTAGCTTACCGCAGAAGCACCATGGCTTTGATGCGTGGTAAAGACAAAGCATTTAATATTTATCAACTCCGCAAGAAGCGCAACATTCCAAGTCGTAATTATTTTGGAGAACTCTCTTTCCAGAATTTTAAAGTGCCTTCATTACCTGAGACAACAGATCAAACAGCTGAAGCTAAAATAAAAGGTGAAGCATTTGGTCAGTCAGTGATGGCGGAAATGCTTTACTGGAACAGCAAGGCGCAACTTTCTCCTGAAGAAATAAAAAGAGATGGTGAACAGATGCCCGGTATTTATGCCGACTATGTGGAAGCGTTACTTGAAGATTTACACAAAGTATATACATCAGAAGAACTGTTGTTCTTCAATCAACTTGATATTAATCATATTGAACAACTGCTCAACGAATACAATGAAAAAATGATGGCGCTGAAATGTCCGCAGGCACCGGCAGGCGCTACGTTTGGTGAACAGGAAGCCTACATTAAAAAATGCTGCGACCTGAAGAAACCAATCATGGACGCATTTGTGGCACAGTACAATGCGTTTGTTACAAAAAGAGGTAACCGTGCAATGGGGATCTGGCGAGAATATCTGAATGATCTCATTAATATTGTTTCACTTGATCCCAGTGCAGGAAACAGAATTATGGTGTACCGTAACCTGCAACAGTATTTCGTTGTGTTGAGTCAGTGCTGGGGAAGCGGCCAGTTTTTAGATCCGCCGATGGAATGTAGTGTAAGCCTTACCACTGCCGAGGCCGATAGTTTAATTGCTTCTTCACGCAATCTTGATCTCAGTTGTCCGTCTTGGCTGAATGTTGAAATTGATGTCAAGGTGGCCAAGATAAAAGCTGACTGTAACAAGTATGTAATTGAAGCAGGCAAGTTTTGGCAGGCCAATTATGAACACAATTTCAGAACAGGAACAACTACGCTTGCTGCAGGTGTTGGTGGTGAAGCAAAATTCTTTGGCGGTATTGGCGGTGCAGAATTAAAAGGAATGTTTTATGTGTCGTTTGATAACAACAACCAGTTCAGCGATGCAGGTATTATGGGAAAAGCAGAAGTAAAAATTGGCGACACCCCATTTACGTTTGCCGGAGGCAATGGTTCGGCAGGTGGTATCATCGGCAGCACAGAAGGAACCGTAAAGCTTGGCATCAATTCAGGTTTCACATCGGGTGTGGAAGGCAATGGTGCATTGGCAGAAGTGGTGAAAATTGATAAGTCGTTATGA
- a CDS encoding fibrobacter succinogenes major paralogous domain-containing protein, which produces MKFIFTLFIFAFSSTQLLAQSPQRISYQAVVRNSSNGLVSSTQVGMRISILQGSSTGNSIYAERHTPTTNENGLLTIEIGGGTVESGTFSSIPWANGPFFIKAETDPTGGSSYTITGTTQLLSVPYSLYANTAGNGLAPGTQAGQMLYWDGTKWTTLPKGTNGQYLKWCNDTLTWGPCLPVINTKAVKNVNDHPQAIVDVAVLSDGGSYILEFGICVSKNPNPTYPNDQVGATYPNTQLGITQFGFDTESNTTYYVRAFAVSNVGVAYGNELSVTSKTFSAPVVLLDSISSIGTSSAILWGTVSNEGSFSVSQKGFVWDTIPNVSITNNLLLSTSAGNSNYSTDLLNLKPNKRYYVRAYAGNAHGNSYSAEQSFITDTIPAPPPPPPPPPAPTSLTDIDGNVYPVVKIANKHWISKNLDVTHYKNGDSIPQVQDAATWANLTTGAWCYYENQTANGTTYGKLYNWYAMNDPRGIAPAGWHVPNDEEWVAMIDSLGGSGIAGGKLKATTLWNSPNTGATNSSGFNGLPGGARLPRGVFDYKGMWGQWWSSTPSQMSNDLGIFLQLTNESQGISGPNPFEKQYGYSIRLIWNY; this is translated from the coding sequence ATGAAATTTATTTTTACCCTTTTCATATTTGCATTCTCATCAACTCAACTGCTTGCGCAATCGCCGCAACGAATCAGCTACCAGGCTGTGGTGCGTAACAGTTCAAATGGATTAGTAAGTTCTACCCAGGTGGGCATGCGTATCAGTATTTTACAGGGATCTTCTACCGGTAATTCAATATATGCTGAACGACATACACCCACTACAAATGAAAACGGTTTATTAACTATTGAGATTGGCGGCGGTACAGTTGAGAGCGGAACGTTTTCTTCAATACCATGGGCAAACGGACCTTTTTTTATTAAAGCAGAAACAGATCCTACCGGTGGTTCATCCTACACAATAACCGGTACCACACAATTGTTAAGTGTTCCTTATTCGTTGTATGCAAATACTGCCGGTAATGGCTTAGCTCCTGGAACACAAGCTGGACAAATGTTGTATTGGGATGGAACAAAATGGACGACGCTTCCAAAGGGAACAAATGGCCAATATTTAAAATGGTGTAATGATACGTTGACGTGGGGGCCATGTTTGCCAGTTATAAATACAAAAGCAGTTAAAAATGTAAATGATCATCCCCAGGCTATCGTTGATGTTGCAGTTTTAAGCGATGGCGGCTCGTACATTTTGGAATTTGGAATATGCGTAAGTAAAAATCCAAATCCAACATATCCAAACGATCAGGTGGGAGCAACATATCCAAACACACAGTTAGGAATAACTCAATTTGGTTTTGATACCGAGTCAAACACAACATATTATGTAAGAGCTTTTGCAGTAAGTAATGTTGGCGTTGCATATGGAAACGAACTTAGTGTTACTTCGAAAACATTTAGTGCTCCTGTAGTTCTTCTCGATTCCATTTCTTCTATTGGTACTTCTTCTGCGATTTTATGGGGCACTGTTTCGAATGAAGGAAGTTTTTCTGTAAGTCAAAAGGGATTTGTATGGGATACAATCCCTAATGTTTCTATAACTAATAATCTACTATTATCAACATCAGCCGGAAATAGTAATTACTCAACTGATCTATTGAATTTAAAACCCAACAAAAGGTACTATGTGCGGGCCTATGCGGGGAATGCTCATGGCAATTCTTACAGTGCGGAGCAGTCATTTATAACAGACACAATTCCAGCTCCACCACCACCACCACCACCACCGCCAGCTCCTACATCATTAACAGATATTGACGGTAATGTTTATCCCGTGGTTAAGATCGCAAATAAGCATTGGATCAGTAAAAATCTTGATGTTACCCATTACAAAAACGGTGATTCAATTCCGCAAGTGCAGGATGCTGCTACGTGGGCAAACCTTACAACAGGTGCTTGGTGTTATTATGAAAATCAAACTGCAAATGGAACAACATACGGTAAATTGTATAACTGGTATGCGATGAATGACCCAAGAGGAATTGCTCCTGCGGGATGGCATGTACCTAATGATGAAGAATGGGTGGCAATGATCGATTCTTTGGGTGGATCAGGAATTGCAGGTGGTAAATTAAAAGCAACAACTTTATGGAACAGTCCAAACACGGGAGCAACTAATAGCAGCGGATTTAATGGGTTACCTGGTGGAGCACGATTACCTAGAGGTGTATTTGATTATAAAGGGATGTGGGGTCAATGGTGGTCGTCAACTCCTTCGCAGATGAGCAACGACTTGGGAATATTTTTGCAGTTAACGAATGAATCCCAAGGAATAAGTGGGCCAAATCCGTTTGAAAAGCAATATGGCTATTCTATTCGATTGATCTGGAATTATTAA